The sequence below is a genomic window from Ipomoea triloba cultivar NCNSP0323 chromosome 2, ASM357664v1.
CAATTCTTTTCCTACATAATTCTTtttctccaaccaaacgccccataagggggtgtttggttggatgtaattTGGCTgtaatggaattgcaattcaatgaaatGAATTGCCCAATtacgttgtttggttggagggcaaatgttgaattgcaattcatggggtacccccatgaattACAATTCGTTGGATAGGGGAAAAATTgttagtgtaaagacaattttgcccctgcaATAATAccatttgtcttttttttttctttttttttttaaaatcatcatcattattattattattattattattattattacataagtgCATTTCAGTCATTGTATCACTTATTCCCTTTCTATTCccttaatattataatattattcatGCATACcaaaattatatcgtggaccgcggtccacaatggattgtggattgcgcatcaaaacgacgtcgttttgattaatgaaaacagacataTGAAACCACCTTCATtacgcgccattcactttcagttcatatacactgcagttatatttcaacacaactgcagttacatttcgatataactacagtttcattcgataatataaaaacacaaatgtgaaactgttactcagtatcagttcatatacattacagttacatttcaacacaattacagttaaattttgataaaactacagtttcattcgataatataaaacacaaatgtaaaactgttattcagtatcagttcatatacactgcagttacatttcgacacaactacagttacatttcgatataactatagtttcactcgataatataaaaacaaatgcaaGACACTATCTTTTGAGATTACCAGTAGTATCAGTGACCACGGTATAATGATggaccaaacactgtaattaaaattcatactttattcctactttatttatttattttttattcctgCCTTATTCTTTTTCCATTGAGTAACAATTTCTTTAATCTGTAATTCCTCCCTTCCAACTGTAAAATCCCAATTCCTAAAGCCCTGTTCGTATTTCGTAAGTCATAACCCTCgttctgttttcaaaaaaaaaaataaaattccgtCCTCTTCTCTGGCGTCTGGCCTCTGGCTCCCGgtcccccccacccccccctttttaaattttatttatttttgtttctcaGCACACTTGTTTTGGGAGTCCTAACTCATAAGTTTTGGCTTATTTCTGTATACCGAACTTGCTCTTCATTCATCCATCCAGCTTTTGTCCAACACTTCACCAAGATTTCTATTTTCAGCTGTCCAATATGCGCCCTCCTATACCCAGATTTTTCCATTGGAATCTGGGTTGCACCACAAATTTCAATCTGGTATGTAGCTTAGTCTTTCTCTtactctaatttttaaaaaaaatgttccaTGTTTACtcattttgttcttcttttCTCCTGTTTTGGGTTAGTGGTTAACTAGGTTTAGTTGGTTCTTACAATAAAGAAATTTTTTGGAATTGAATCAATTGACCAACGTATATACTTTCTGTTTGTATATCCATGGATTGTGGTTCTCAACTCCCCAAGACAGTCTTTTCCTGATAAGAGCAGATGTTGAAACTTGAAACTTGTCTAATATGGAGCATATAGATCGAGTTACTATGGGTTGAACTCTTTGTAGAATTTTTCAAATGTTTTGTCCTTGTTGTTCACTACTTTTAACAATCTTACCTCCCTCCTAGTAAAGCTTAAGTTCAGACACTCTTTATCTGCTTTGTCTTATTCTTATATGAGTGTCTATGTGTATATTACAACCATATTTCAATTTCTCTAATGTTAGCCCGGTTGGGTTTGATGTAAAGATTGCTGATTGGTTAAATTGTTGATTTCTAACTGGATACTTGTAATGGTTAACTGCCAGAGGAATTGTGCTACAAGATTGCTGTTTCAATCTATACACACCAATGCACAGGGCTCCATTGGTCATTATGTAGACAATTCTTTGCTAAAAACTTACTCGACTTCATCATATGAAATATTGCCAGAAGATGGTACATCCAATATGTTGGTTGATACCTTTGGAAGGCTGCATACTTATTTGAGGATTTCCTTGACTGAACGCTGCAATTTAAGGTGCCAGTATTGCATGCCGGCTGATGGGGTTGAACTCACTCCTAACCCGCAACTTTTAACACGGAGTGAAATTATTCGCCTAGCGAATTTGTTTGTCAGCTCCGGAGTGGATAAAATTCGTTTGACTGGTGGAGAGCCAACAATCCGGAAGGATTTTGAGGATATTTGCCTAGAGCTTTCAAATTTGAAGGGACTAAGGACTCTTGCCGTAACTACAAATGGGATTACTTTAGCAAGAAAGCTTGCTCGAATAAAAGAATGTGGAGTTAATTTGGTTAACATTAGCTTGGACACGTTGGTTCCAGCGAAGTTTGAATTCATGACTAGACGCAAAGGACATGAAAGGGTGATGGAGTCTATTCGGACTGCAATAGATGTTGGTTATAATCCTGTTAAAGTAAGGTCTCTTCTCTGTATGGTAATCATCTTGGTCTGTGACAAAGAACTTAGTTCTGAATTCTTGGATTTCCATTCGCCCAGGTGAATTGTGTGGTTATGCGTGGATTCAATGATGATGAGATTTGTGATTTCATAGAGTTGACACGTGATAAACCAATCAATGTCCGGTTTATTGAGTTTATGCCTTTTGATGGGAATGTTTGGAATGCCAAGAAGCTTGTACCGTATAAGGAGATGTTGGACATAGCGGTAAGGTAGAATTTTGGCATTAGATCTATAATTTATTTGGTCCTTTTCACATTGCCTAAACTGTTAAATATTAATGAACAGGTTAAACGATTTACAGGGCTTCAAAGAATTAAGGATCATCCAACGGAGACAGCTAAGAATTTCAGTATAGATGGGCATCAGGGCAGAGTTTCCTTCATTACATCAATGACAGAGCACTTTTGTGCTGGTTGCAACAGGTTGAGGCTTTTGGCAGACGGGAATTTTAAAGTCTGCCTTTTTGGTCCCTCAGAGGTGAGCCGTTATCGCTCTCCAGTCAATCATACACCAAACACCACTCTCTATGATCTAAAAGCCTCAACCTGTTAAATATTAACACCTAAGGATTTACTTAGTGTCATATTTTCCACAGAGAAATCACAGGCAAAGTTTTTTCATAAAAACTTCTATGCTTCTTCATGCCCAGGTTAGCTTGAGGGATCCCATTCGTTGTGGTGCTGACGATGATGAACTAAGGCAGATTATTGGTGCTGcagtaagtatttatttaattttttctcaaGACAAATTCATGTACTTTCCATTTTCCGAAGACATCTGCAGCAATATTCTTCGTCATGTGCTGCCTTTTCATTCAGAGATTTTTCAGTTATGCCTTTTCATTGATCTCCTTatccatttcttcttcctcgTCAGATCAAAAGGAAAAAGGCTTCTCATGCTGGAATGTTTGACATAGCAAAAACACCGAACAGACCAATGATACATATCGGTGGCTGAGGCTAATTATCATTCATATGCATAAGTTCAAAATGCTCCCTTCTGTTAATGACAGTCTGTGTTTAGCGTACAAATTTTCTGCTTTATTCCGAGGAGAGTGCAATCATATCATCTTTCTGCTTATGCATCCATAAGCAATATAGATAACAAGATTTCATTCCATTTGCTTTTCACTGCCTTGAGATTATGATGTCTTACTTTGTTGTTCATTGCTGTTTGACTAATCTTTTACTCATAATCTAGACCTCCATTCCATACCTTTcagttatgtatatataagttTGCTAAACTGCTGCTATTGATCTTTTTTGGAGAAGTATGGCTTTCTTGAAaggaattacaaatttaataaggtAAAAGTAAGATCAGTTTTTGAAAGTGAAATTGAATCAATTTGAGAGAAtatggatttatttatttagtgaCACTGACAGGTGGTTAGGACAACTCCTTCCTCttgtctttttttctttttatagctAAAGTTCAAATCAATCAATTTGAGAGTATTCTAAGgatgtataaataaattttaattagatttaacTTTTTAAGTGAAGTCCATTGACATCTTctttagtaaaatattatttaaatttttttaggtGAACCTGATTTAGATGGATTGAGAATAACTCGGAACCTGATTTTGATGGAATGAGAATATGTCttttcaaaattcttaaagagCATTGTAAATACGggcaatttatattgtggactgCATCCATATGGTATTGTGGATCTTGAATtaaaacgatatcgttttgaATTTGAGTTTTAACAGATTATATAGTTTTTTTATTTCTCATGtttcaacacaaattttaatttattctaggtACGaagtcattttaatttattctaggtACGAAATCAATACtgttaaggtacaaaatttcataacacaaaatacaaaagcttacaacacaagacacatacatatgctatatatttacttattctcaaatttgatttatatagataatatatgtcttataggtacataatttcataatacaagacataaattcataaaataagccacaatatgttgtgtgttacacAACTACTAATCTATTTCAAGTACAAAATCTATACatttaaggtacataattacaTAACATGAGGCACAGAAACACATAACACAAGAGGCATGcacatgttttatatttactttagttcaggtacaaaatcaatattcttaacGTACAGAATTGTATAACGTGAGATATAGAAgcgcataacacaagacacatacaaaTGCtttacactaaaaaaaaaaaaaagtaacgtGAACTGAATAACAAACGATCgccgtcaaaattaaaattcaaaactacgtcgtttagGATcagggtccacggtataacgattggtAAATACTCACgcacattttatgtgtctagttcgatTAAAGAGGCTTGgagtttgactgaagttattttttatttaatatcaatacataaaatattttataaattttttttagtactactgactttgttacaatgtagtatctgttcatagctactttctcaacctactgaagcacaaagaatcaatagttgctcgaacccactcccatcatccatgtgagagtgtaaaccgggacaccgggtgccactagaccacaaggtatttgacaaattttttataacattaaaaatactattaagcacaaaataaaatttaaaaataattaaaagaatacta
It includes:
- the LOC116008469 gene encoding GTP 3',8-cyclase, mitochondrial isoform X1, with protein sequence MRPPIPRFFHWNLGCTTNFNLRNCATRLLFQSIHTNAQGSIGHYVDNSLLKTYSTSSYEILPEDGTSNMLVDTFGRLHTYLRISLTERCNLRCQYCMPADGVELTPNPQLLTRSEIIRLANLFVSSGVDKIRLTGGEPTIRKDFEDICLELSNLKGLRTLAVTTNGITLARKLARIKECGVNLVNISLDTLVPAKFEFMTRRKGHERVMESIRTAIDVGYNPVKVNCVVMRGFNDDEICDFIELTRDKPINVRFIEFMPFDGNVWNAKKLVPYKEMLDIAVKRFTGLQRIKDHPTETAKNFSIDGHQGRVSFITSMTEHFCAGCNRLRLLADGNFKVCLFGPSERNHRQSFFIKTSMLLHAQVSLRDPIRCGADDDELRQIIGAAIKRKKASHAGMFDIAKTPNRPMIHIGG
- the LOC116008469 gene encoding GTP 3',8-cyclase, mitochondrial isoform X2, which translates into the protein MRPPIPRFFHWNLGCTTNFNLRNCATRLLFQSIHTNAQGSIGHYVDNSLLKTYSTSSYEILPEDGTSNMLVDTFGRLHTYLRISLTERCNLRCQYCMPADGVELTPNPQLLTRSEIIRLANLFVSSGVDKIRLTGGEPTIRKDFEDICLELSNLKGLRTLAVTTNGITLARKLARIKECGVNLVNISLDTLVPAKFEFMTRRKGHERVMESIRTAIDVGYNPVKVNCVVMRGFNDDEICDFIELTRDKPINVRFIEFMPFDGNVWNAKKLVPYKEMLDIAVKRFTGLQRIKDHPTETAKNFSIDGHQGRVSFITSMTEHFCAGCNRLRLLADGNFKVCLFGPSEVSLRDPIRCGADDDELRQIIGAAIKRKKASHAGMFDIAKTPNRPMIHIGG